In the genome of Ancylomarina subtilis, one region contains:
- a CDS encoding peptidase domain-containing ABC transporter produces the protein MKKKFPHFRQLDAMDCGPTCLRMISKFYGKTYSLQSLRDKSYITREGVSMMGIADAAESIGFRSMGVRITFEQLADQATLPAICHWNQAHFVVVHKIEKKKNKTIVHVSDPASGLLKFSMEEFIKAWGSTKVDGDLKGLCLLLEPTPDFYKAKDESGSKKKSISFLFRYLKPYKKFLFQLFLGMLFGSMLQLIFPFLTQSVVDIGINTQNLSFIYLVLIAQMVLFISRISVEFIRSWILLHISTRINISLISDFLIKLMKLPIGFFDIKMIGDLLQRIQDHTRIENFLTSSTLNILFSMVNLLIFGVVLAIYNTTIFLVFLLGSSLYIIWINLFLKKRRELDGKRFAQLSSNQNSLVQLITGMQEIKLNNCEKQKRWEWENIQAELFQVRTKGLALNQYQVSGSVFFNETKNIVITFLAAQAVVNGSMTLGMMLAVQYILGQLNSPIDNLVQFIHSWQDAKISLERLGEIHEMEDEEVDKDEKLIELPEDKSIHIDKVSFQYEGPHSEMVLNEVDLHVSKGKTTAIVGASGSGKTTLIKLMLGFYPATKGKINLGGVSIQNYSSAMWRQNCGVVMQDGFIFSDTIAKNIAVGDEVIDKKRLLYAVQVACIHEFIDSLPLRYNTKIGANGHGLSQGQKQRILIARAVYKNPEFLFFDEATNALDANNERAIMENLDEFNQGRTVVVVAHRLSTVRNADKIIVMDKGQIVEHGSHNDLTKLKGRYYELVKNQLELGN, from the coding sequence CCTGTCTGCGCATGATATCGAAGTTTTATGGTAAAACGTATAGTTTGCAGTCGCTGCGAGATAAATCCTACATTACCCGCGAGGGTGTGTCGATGATGGGTATTGCGGATGCGGCTGAGAGCATTGGTTTTCGTAGCATGGGCGTGCGAATTACTTTTGAGCAGTTGGCCGATCAAGCGACACTACCCGCTATTTGCCATTGGAACCAAGCTCATTTTGTGGTGGTTCATAAAATCGAGAAAAAGAAGAATAAAACCATTGTTCATGTATCTGACCCGGCTTCCGGATTACTCAAATTCAGCATGGAGGAATTTATAAAGGCATGGGGATCAACCAAGGTGGATGGCGACTTGAAAGGCCTGTGTTTGCTTTTGGAACCAACGCCTGATTTTTATAAGGCAAAGGATGAGAGTGGGAGCAAGAAAAAGAGTATCAGTTTTCTTTTTCGTTATTTGAAACCGTATAAAAAATTTCTATTTCAATTGTTTTTGGGCATGCTTTTCGGAAGTATGTTGCAGCTTATTTTTCCATTCCTTACCCAATCGGTGGTGGATATCGGTATCAATACTCAGAATCTGAGTTTTATCTATTTGGTTCTGATAGCACAGATGGTACTCTTTATTTCTCGCATATCAGTTGAGTTTATTCGTTCCTGGATTCTTTTACACATCTCAACCCGTATTAATATTTCCTTGATATCCGATTTCTTAATCAAGTTGATGAAGTTGCCTATTGGTTTTTTCGATATCAAGATGATTGGCGATCTTTTGCAACGTATACAGGATCATACCCGAATTGAAAATTTCCTGACATCATCCACACTGAACATTCTGTTCTCTATGGTGAATCTCTTGATTTTCGGGGTGGTATTGGCCATCTACAACACGACCATATTCCTTGTTTTCCTTTTGGGATCGAGTCTTTACATCATTTGGATTAACCTTTTTCTTAAAAAGCGTCGGGAGTTGGATGGCAAGCGTTTTGCTCAACTATCCAGCAATCAGAATTCGCTTGTTCAGCTGATTACAGGTATGCAGGAAATCAAATTGAATAACTGTGAAAAGCAAAAGCGATGGGAGTGGGAAAATATTCAGGCAGAACTCTTTCAGGTAAGAACCAAAGGTCTGGCTTTGAATCAATATCAGGTGTCCGGTTCGGTGTTTTTTAATGAAACAAAAAATATTGTTATCACCTTTTTAGCTGCGCAAGCTGTTGTTAATGGGAGTATGACCTTGGGTATGATGCTGGCGGTTCAATACATTCTTGGTCAGTTGAATTCGCCTATCGATAATTTGGTTCAGTTTATTCATTCCTGGCAAGATGCCAAAATCTCACTTGAGCGTTTGGGCGAAATTCACGAAATGGAGGATGAGGAAGTTGATAAAGATGAAAAGTTAATTGAATTACCTGAAGATAAATCCATACATATCGATAAGGTTAGCTTCCAATACGAGGGACCGCATTCTGAGATGGTGCTGAATGAGGTTGATTTACATGTGTCAAAAGGAAAAACCACGGCTATTGTGGGTGCGTCTGGTAGTGGAAAGACAACTTTGATAAAGCTCATGCTTGGTTTTTACCCTGCAACCAAAGGGAAAATCAATTTGGGTGGTGTTTCTATTCAAAATTACAGTTCGGCTATGTGGCGTCAGAATTGCGGGGTCGTGATGCAGGATGGTTTCATTTTCTCAGATACCATTGCCAAAAATATTGCTGTAGGTGATGAGGTTATTGATAAAAAAAGATTGCTTTATGCCGTTCAGGTAGCTTGTATACATGAATTTATTGACAGTTTACCTTTGCGCTATAATACGAAGATTGGTGCTAATGGTCATGGCTTGAGTCAGGGACAAAAGCAACGTATATTAATTGCTCGTGCTGTGTATAAAAATCCGGAATTCTTATTTTTTGATGAAGCGACTAATGCTTTGGATGCCAACAATGAAAGAGCCATTATGGAAAATTTGGATGAGTTCAATCAAGGGCGTACCGTTGTGGTTGTTGCGCATCGCTTAAGCACTGTTCGTAATGCGGACAAAATCATCGTTATGGATAAAGGTCAAATTGTTGAACATGGCAGCCATAATGACTTGACAAAGTTGAAAGGAAGATATTATGAGTTGGTTAAGAATCAGTTAGAACTTGGAAACTAA
- a CDS encoding HlyD family secretion protein gives MEKDTNIELRSESVQEILGKMPSWIVRVGSGLVFLVVLILVIGSWFFSYPEIIASKLVLTTENPPAELISRVNGKIVDLRVSDNQSVHSGDLLAVIENPANFEDVFALRKQLHHDIPQLDGSEQLTTAFINQNYRLGEVQAPFNSYLKTCSDYKRFVDLKYHEKKKASLIQKRSNYRMYYNRQYKQRTILEQELAIVSKEFKRDSLLYTRGVISKSEYQKAEKNYLQQSYAFHGSRSTLSATQIQINEVDQAIIDLDLDKENKRKELLDQILHTYDNLIAQIDIWEQNYLLKSPIDGAVSFNRFWSANQNVKQGEKVFTVLPSDSTRIVVRVDLGMNRSGKVKLGQRVNIKLNNYPFTEYGMLQGVIRSISEVPDGDNYSLDVELSNGLVTNYGIELKFAQQIEGVAEIITEDQRLFQRVFNPLKALLKEHVVTTDD, from the coding sequence ATGGAAAAAGATACAAACATAGAGTTGCGTTCGGAATCCGTTCAAGAGATCCTTGGTAAAATGCCATCGTGGATTGTGCGCGTGGGGTCTGGATTGGTGTTTTTAGTGGTGCTGATTTTGGTAATTGGTTCATGGTTCTTCTCTTATCCAGAGATTATAGCATCTAAGTTGGTTTTAACTACCGAGAATCCCCCGGCAGAACTGATTTCTCGTGTAAATGGAAAGATTGTTGACTTAAGAGTGAGCGATAATCAGTCAGTTCATTCCGGCGATTTGTTAGCTGTTATCGAAAATCCTGCAAATTTTGAAGATGTGTTTGCTTTACGCAAACAACTTCATCATGATATTCCTCAGTTAGATGGGAGTGAGCAGTTAACCACGGCATTTATTAATCAGAATTATCGATTAGGTGAAGTGCAAGCGCCATTTAATTCTTATTTAAAAACCTGCTCTGATTATAAGCGTTTTGTCGATTTGAAATATCACGAAAAGAAGAAGGCTTCTCTGATCCAGAAAAGGAGTAATTATCGGATGTATTACAATCGACAATATAAGCAGCGTACTATTTTGGAGCAGGAACTTGCAATTGTTTCCAAGGAATTTAAACGGGATTCATTGCTTTATACACGTGGGGTTATCTCAAAATCGGAATACCAAAAAGCTGAAAAGAATTACTTGCAACAAAGCTATGCTTTTCATGGCTCACGCTCGACTCTATCAGCCACCCAGATTCAGATAAATGAGGTTGATCAGGCAATTATCGATTTGGATCTGGATAAAGAAAATAAAAGGAAGGAATTACTGGATCAGATTCTGCATACTTACGATAATCTGATTGCCCAGATTGATATTTGGGAGCAGAATTATTTACTTAAATCTCCAATTGATGGGGCTGTTAGTTTTAATCGTTTTTGGTCTGCCAATCAAAATGTGAAGCAGGGTGAAAAGGTCTTTACAGTTTTGCCATCTGATTCAACTCGTATTGTTGTACGTGTTGATTTGGGAATGAATCGTTCCGGAAAGGTGAAGTTGGGACAACGAGTGAATATTAAGCTCAACAATTACCCTTTCACGGAATATGGGATGCTTCAGGGAGTCATACGTTCTATATCTGAGGTTCCTGATGGTGATAATTACAGCTTAGATGTAGAGCTGTCAAACGGGCTTGTGACGAATTATGGTATTGAACTCAAATTTGCACAACAGATTGAAGGTGTTGCTGAGATTATTACTGAAGATCAGCGCTTGTTTCAACGCGTCTTTAACCCTTTGAAAGCTTTATTGAAAGAACACGTTGTGACGACTGATGATTAG